In Candidatus Obscuribacter sp., the sequence TTTGGTGAGAAGCGTGACTTTATCGAAGGACAGCTTGTAGACTGCTACTACCATGACTGGGGGCGTGATCCCTATGCCCGCGGTGCTTATTGTTATCACGCTACAGGTACAGCAGATTTAGTCCAGGATTTGGCTCAGTCGGTAGAGGATACTCTATATTTTGCTGGTGAGGCGACAGAAGATAGTGGCTTTACTGGCACCGTCCACGGTGCTATGAAAACTGGTCTCAGGGCAGCTGAGCAAGTGTTGAGCAAAATCAATGTGGTCTGAGCCGTAGCGGATATCGCTAATGGGGCATAATAAAAGTGGTTGAGTGATGACGGCTTGTCCGAGTGGTGCCGGTAGCGATAGGACTGAGATGCAAGAGACAGCGGCGGATAAAGTGTCCAACTTAGAGATAAGTACAAAGGTGGGAGTAGCCCAGGTGGTTACTTTGCATGACTACGTACCTGTCCAGAAGTGCAATGATTGGCTCTCTCAAGTACTGGCAAACAGTAACGAGCTGGAGACAAGATTTGAATTTATCAACTCTTACGGTAGTAGCTGGTATCTCGATATCGAGCACGGCGTGCTGCATTACTATCATGCTAACGCCGCGCACACAAATGAGTTGCTGTATGCCTTGCCTGACTTGATACCCACTCTCTCTGGTGTGTCTAAATATCTTGTTGCTCCAGATGGCGCTACTGGTCTACCTTGTCGCTCCCGCTCTCAAAACCTGGGGCCATATTGGGTGGATGGTGGTGTGGTGCTTATGATGCAAGGTCACGAGGTCGTGGTCCATGCAGACTACGAAGGGTTGGCACCATATCCGCAAGATTATTTGACCCAGACACACGTGCTTATAGTGCCGTCCTGTCTCTGGCTGTGGCAGCCTCAGGCGGCAATCTCAAAATCTGGCAAGGAGCATCAGTTAGCCAACGAAGAGCCATTATTGTGCGATCAGAAAGTATCGGAAGTGGCATACAAAGTCGGCACTATGACAATATTTGATAGCTTTTGCTATCACCGCATATTGGCCTCACAGCTCGATGATGACCATCGCTTTAGAGCTGTCGCTGCAATGCATTTCCTCTATCTATCAGAGCCTTATCCACACTGGGAATACTGGTTTTAGTTTTGTCGTGTTTGGCTTAGTTAGCCGCCGAAGCTGCGACCGCCAAATCCACCGGTCCTGCCAGTTGAGCCAAAACCGCCGCGACTACGGTGCCATTAGCGTGACCTTCGCCGATACTACTGTGGTACCGATACCTGACCGGTGCTGCCGCCGATGGGGTGGGCCTTCGGGTGTGAGGAAGGTGCGATTGCCTGAGGTGGATCCTGGTGCTCCATACAAAGGTCTGGCAACATAATTGTTTGCTACTGGAGTTGTTGGAGCCCATCATGTAGCCAAACATGTAAGGCATAAAAAAGCTGTGGCCGCTGCTGTGGGTGGCCTGGTTGGAGCTATTGTCGCCGGTTGCTCCACCGTTAGAAATAACACCATTGCCTGGTGTTGTGCCATCAGTAGTGGCAGGCTTGCCCGCGTCTGTTGGCGCTGCTGCGCAGGCCGTGCCGGTCTCGTCCTCGCACTGTTCTTTTGTTTCAAACTTTGGTGCTATCTCAATATGTTCTTTTTGCGCTTCAGCAAATTTTTCGTTGCAATAATTTTGAGTGAATACTCCGTCCTCTGCGCACTGTTTTGGGTCTTGGTAGACGCGTGCAAGAGTTTTTTCTTCAGTGTCACCACCAGCTGCTGTACCTGTGCGCACGTCTACCGTCGAAGTCGTATCTGAATTGCTCTTTGTGTCATCTTTTTGTTCATCGCAACCTGCTAGCCCCAGGGCTGCAGCCCCTGCTGTTATAGCCAAAAGCGGTAAGCGCTTAGTAGCCAGATAGGCCGTCCCTGCCGCAGCAGCGGCTGCAGCGGCGGCTTCGCCTGGATGTTCGTAAGCCCACTTACCAACAGTAGAAACTTTATTGGCGCCCCAATTATAGACGTCGGACAAGACCGAGTGCGCGGCTTGTTGACTTACCGCTTTGGCGCTGTCTTCGGGTTTTACTTCTGCCTGTATTTTGGGCTGTTCTTTAGGCGAGTCCATACTATCTCCAGATAAATGTCCATTTGTTATGTACCCAACACAAAAGGGCCTTGGTGTCATTTTTTAGATGAAGTCACCAATTTAAATCGTAAAAACGACCATAGGGCTTTTAATGTTTATGGTCAATTCGTGATCTCCACAATTGCATTGGCTAACATTCACTATGGACTAAGTGTCAGTCCCTTTCAGGCTGGAATGACAATATCGTAGTTTTCGTTTAGTTTGCGTGAACAATAGGACGGACTTGTCGATCTTGTTTTAGCAAGAGTGCTCGAGGGGCGTCCAGTAAACCGGTGACATGGGTACTGACTATGGTTTTGCTTGCACTTTTGTCTCGAGTGGTTGCAATAGGATTGCCCCGTCCTGGATAGTTGTCTGAATCTCCTCCTGCCCCAAACTGTCACCGGTCTCTAGGCAAGTCTGATTATTTCTTTTGCTGGTACGATGCGCAACCTAAACTCAATTGGTAGTCCGATTTCTTTAGCCAAAAGATCCTGCACTAGTTTGACTTGATTGGAAGTTATCTGCGCATCTGAACTGTAAACAGTTGCATTTACCATCATGGGAGTGCGATATCGCTTTACCTGTACTTCTTTGAGCTGAATACCACGAAAGGTGTGTGTCTTTTCTTTGAGGATGCTTCTGATATGTGCACTGATCTGTGGTTTTGGAGGATTAGTTCGCGCATAGACAGGGCTAGTGGTACGGCTAACAGTAGAATAAATCCAGCTGAAACATACAGCCCTGTTTTAGCTACACTTAGCGGGCTGTAGCCTTTGATCAAAAATACAATGGCTCCCGCAATAGTGATGCCCACTAGGTTTGTCGCGTATAAGAGTGCTGCGCCTGAGGCAACAGTGAGATCGTTGTATGCTA encodes:
- a CDS encoding FAD-dependent oxidoreductase, whose translation is MVSVSCAQSILVGWVSAVSSVVLPEDLICRECVVKSLAVLFGEKRDFIEGQLVDCYYHDWGRDPYARGAYCYHATGTADLVQDLAQSVEDTLYFAGEATEDSGFTGTVHGAMKTGLRAAEQVLSKINVV
- a CDS encoding DUF1190 domain-containing protein, producing the protein MDSPKEQPKIQAEVKPEDSAKAVSQQAAHSVLSDVYNWGANKVSTVGKWAYEHPGEAAAAAAAAAGTAYLATKRLPLLAITAGAAALGLAGCDEQKDDTKSNSDTTSTVDVRTGTAAGGDTEEKTLARVYQDPKQCAEDGVFTQNYCNEKFAEAQKEHIEIAPKFETKEQCEDETGTACAAAPTDAGKPATTDGTTPGNGVISNGGATGDNSSNQATHSSGHSFFMPYMFGYMMGSNNSSSKQLCCQTFVWSTRIHLRQSHLPHTRRPTPSAAAPVRYRYHSSIGEGHANGTVVAAVLAQLAGPVDLAVAASAAN